In the Cytobacillus pseudoceanisediminis genome, one interval contains:
- a CDS encoding Ig-like domain-containing protein yields MNRIKFKLIAFLFFLLVGGSIFFFPSASSAEYSPFDVPSTVRSGWNKTPGGKHYKENTGRMLIYDVYYNKYISGGQRIVNKNFNGTGTQPYLEFRGWSVIFGHKRHLSSNNETYIAAQKVAGSGAGAIKIFRAQQRGLYATEDLEYNNQGSGIYNECSASTTNTPNYDCNMRYESVGFDAYLPLNELFPDDSKDAVWSLYLIKKVDSHIVYTPLIVPFDFSNRDFKYGSISLSSGQNTNKLTMNTDEVLRRSKPREAAASVRDELGSDRYFTNNTTYTRVDSEESQTAVWYGVRSPKDSNKTKWAATSYWRFSGDQARISYITENDPPEHIADSITNHRFQDGSNHWVQPNDTVTVMLRQYDKESGNKNQFLRMLGSGVEVRARHDFFDATNHNYHWVKSNHLVIEAAKRTENTKYGKVEWSVTPKTHGHTYDVQYHYTDNVGNAVGYDTGSGNTGLKLSVDGVAPTNITNSLTGARYINGNDYWVRENESVTITLRQRDPHSGNKYQYLRLLGSGVEVRSRHDFAAASDYNNHWIKSNHLVIDEANRTENTDYGTVKWNVTPKTHGHNYDIQYHYFDNVNNGRGYDTGEGDTGMNLRVDSVSPSHISHSLTGAKYVNNNVYWVNSDDKVTVQLRQHDGDSGNKRQYLRLAGNNIDVRSSHYFSESTNHQNSFFKSSHAVIEAANRQEQTAYGKVNWTVVPKTHGHLYDIQYYYQDNVDNISNVVIDEAAKGYQSTNMKLGVDDAGPVIQYRNNEDTSDFSSRDWSKESIKVRLKFNDAHSGYKRSRYVWTQSSSTPTESQWSSWSTNSNYVVTKSGKGQWYLHVQSEDNVGNVSTTYKGAYKFNNPPVAGFNTDKTTYYRDGTIKVTSTATDPDGDPLTYHYVLVKADGTKVTSTSINPSFTGLDKPGTFTITQTVKDPEGATDSITKSVEVVNRPPTAGFNTDKAKYFNNESIKITSTASDIDGDKLTYVYELTKPDGSKVTSSAANPTFNGLQLIGVYTIVQTVKDTYNATDTITKTIEVVNRPSTITLTYDPTDPYEGDTINVCVRVHDADGHKMDVKIYVTEEGTFEKTVLTKTKVVSDTKHCYSFVSKHKKYTFRATSDDGYDETEVTTWVNVKPLIIKGYVKHTPDWQNKHQSLGHKDNQFYSGEKFLLEADVSPYPIVYVKSTLKASQANSVSINRTVTLGKTTSILYKGELYDPAFIEYPTNIKPGPAIFEFEVKYTNGVIKKDSVPIEILADSYKAFKLHRKY; encoded by the coding sequence TTGAATCGTATCAAATTCAAATTAATAGCATTTCTATTCTTTTTACTTGTAGGGGGAAGTATTTTCTTCTTCCCCTCTGCAAGTTCCGCTGAATATTCTCCATTTGATGTTCCAAGTACAGTAAGAAGTGGGTGGAATAAAACGCCTGGTGGAAAACATTACAAAGAGAACACCGGGAGAATGCTCATTTACGATGTATATTACAACAAATATATATCTGGCGGACAACGTATCGTTAACAAGAATTTTAACGGCACGGGAACACAACCTTATTTAGAATTTAGAGGCTGGTCAGTAATTTTTGGACATAAACGGCATTTAAGTTCTAATAACGAAACCTACATCGCAGCTCAAAAAGTTGCTGGTAGTGGAGCCGGGGCAATAAAAATATTTAGAGCACAGCAACGAGGATTATACGCTACCGAAGATCTTGAGTACAATAACCAAGGATCTGGTATCTATAACGAATGTTCCGCTTCAACAACGAATACTCCAAACTATGATTGTAATATGCGTTATGAAAGTGTAGGATTTGATGCTTATTTACCTCTTAATGAATTATTCCCTGACGACAGTAAAGATGCTGTTTGGTCCCTCTATCTAATAAAAAAGGTAGACTCTCATATTGTCTATACACCTCTAATAGTTCCTTTTGATTTTTCAAATAGAGATTTTAAATATGGGAGCATTTCTTTATCAAGCGGACAAAACACCAATAAACTGACGATGAATACCGATGAAGTTTTAAGGCGTTCCAAACCACGTGAAGCAGCTGCAAGTGTACGGGATGAGTTAGGGTCTGATCGTTACTTTACAAACAATACGACTTATACTCGTGTTGATTCGGAGGAATCTCAAACAGCTGTATGGTATGGAGTAAGGAGCCCTAAAGATAGCAATAAAACCAAATGGGCTGCCACTTCTTATTGGCGCTTTTCAGGAGATCAGGCCAGAATATCATATATTACTGAAAACGATCCACCTGAACATATTGCCGATAGTATCACTAATCATCGTTTTCAAGATGGCAGTAATCATTGGGTTCAACCTAATGATACGGTGACTGTAATGCTCCGCCAATACGATAAAGAATCAGGAAATAAAAATCAGTTCTTAAGAATGCTTGGAAGTGGGGTTGAGGTTCGAGCACGACATGATTTCTTTGATGCCACTAACCATAACTACCATTGGGTCAAAAGTAATCATTTAGTAATTGAAGCAGCAAAAAGGACTGAAAATACCAAGTATGGAAAAGTCGAATGGAGTGTCACTCCTAAAACACATGGCCATACATATGACGTCCAGTACCATTACACTGATAATGTGGGAAATGCTGTAGGATATGATACTGGCTCAGGAAATACCGGTCTTAAATTAAGTGTTGATGGCGTCGCTCCGACTAATATAACAAACAGTCTTACAGGGGCAAGATATATTAACGGAAATGATTACTGGGTAAGAGAAAATGAATCAGTAACCATTACATTAAGACAGAGGGACCCTCATTCCGGAAACAAATACCAATATCTTAGATTATTAGGAAGTGGGGTTGAGGTTAGATCTCGCCATGATTTCGCCGCTGCTTCAGATTATAACAACCATTGGATTAAAAGTAACCACCTTGTTATCGATGAAGCTAATAGGACCGAAAATACTGATTATGGTACTGTGAAATGGAATGTTACCCCAAAAACACATGGACATAATTACGATATCCAATATCACTATTTTGATAATGTAAACAATGGTAGAGGATACGATACCGGTGAAGGAGACACAGGTATGAATTTACGTGTTGATAGCGTTTCTCCTTCTCATATATCGCATAGCTTAACCGGTGCCAAATACGTTAACAATAATGTTTATTGGGTAAACTCTGATGATAAAGTCACAGTACAATTGAGGCAACATGACGGTGATTCTGGAAATAAGCGACAATATTTACGTTTGGCAGGCAACAATATCGATGTGCGTTCCAGCCACTATTTTAGTGAAAGTACTAATCACCAGAACTCGTTCTTTAAAAGTTCACACGCAGTTATTGAAGCGGCTAACAGACAAGAACAAACAGCTTATGGAAAAGTGAATTGGACAGTGGTACCCAAAACACACGGCCACCTTTATGATATCCAATATTATTATCAAGATAACGTCGACAATATTAGCAATGTTGTAATTGATGAAGCGGCTAAAGGTTATCAATCTACAAATATGAAACTTGGCGTTGATGATGCAGGACCAGTTATTCAATACCGAAATAATGAAGATACATCTGATTTTTCTAGTAGAGATTGGAGCAAGGAGAGCATTAAGGTTCGACTCAAATTTAACGATGCTCATTCTGGTTATAAAAGATCCCGATATGTCTGGACACAATCCTCTAGTACTCCAACTGAATCGCAATGGTCTTCCTGGTCAACCAACTCAAATTATGTAGTAACGAAATCAGGAAAAGGGCAATGGTACCTTCATGTGCAATCTGAAGATAATGTTGGTAACGTGTCCACTACGTATAAAGGAGCTTATAAGTTCAATAACCCTCCAGTAGCTGGGTTTAATACAGATAAAACAACCTATTATCGTGATGGAACCATTAAGGTTACTTCGACTGCCACTGACCCGGATGGAGACCCACTGACTTACCATTATGTGCTTGTAAAAGCAGATGGCACTAAGGTAACCAGTACTTCCATTAATCCTTCTTTTACTGGATTGGATAAGCCTGGTACCTTTACGATTACTCAAACCGTAAAGGATCCTGAAGGGGCAACAGATAGCATTACAAAATCGGTAGAAGTCGTGAATAGACCGCCTACTGCAGGATTCAATACCGATAAAGCAAAATATTTTAACAATGAATCAATTAAAATTACATCTACTGCTTCTGATATTGATGGTGATAAATTAACATACGTTTATGAGTTAACGAAGCCTGATGGCAGTAAAGTTACTTCTTCCGCTGCTAATCCTACGTTTAATGGTTTGCAATTAATTGGTGTTTATACCATAGTACAAACTGTTAAAGATACCTATAACGCTACAGACACCATCACTAAAACAATCGAAGTGGTTAACAGACCTTCAACAATTACGTTGACGTATGACCCAACTGATCCTTATGAAGGAGATACAATTAATGTTTGCGTAAGGGTTCATGATGCAGATGGTCATAAGATGGATGTGAAAATCTATGTTACAGAAGAGGGGACATTTGAAAAGACAGTACTTACTAAAACAAAAGTAGTCTCCGATACCAAACATTGCTACAGCTTTGTTTCCAAACATAAAAAATATACATTCCGTGCAACATCTGATGACGGATATGATGAGACTGAGGTTACAACCTGGGTGAATGTAAAACCTCTTATTATAAAAGGTTACGTCAAACATACCCCAGATTGGCAAAATAAACACCAGTCATTAGGTCACAAAGATAATCAGTTTTATAGCGGAGAAAAATTCTTGTTAGAAGCTGATGTTTCACCATATCCAATCGTATATGTTAAAAGTACACTTAAAGCATCACAAGCCAATTCTGTTTCAATTAACAGAACAGTCACCCTAGGAAAAACTACCTCAATTCTTTATAAAGGAGAGTTGTATGACCCTGCTTTTATAGAATACCCAACAAATATAAAGCCAGGGCCGGCTATCTTTGAATTTGAAGTAAAGTATACAAACGGGGTTATCAAAAAAGATAGTGTACCAATAGAAATTCTTGCAGATTCTTATAAAGCGTTTAAGCTTCATAGAAAGTATTAA
- a CDS encoding tetratricopeptide repeat protein, translated as MIQSIFSKEAQLPSELRYFFYKALGYYYYHTQKAEKSLYFFEKSVSLVTMFTLNNLEIADLYYAYSLAAARLKKTAICLKYCQSALEIYQELYLLKRCVDCHVLLGITHRRNNNMEEAISQYKTALDLAGQIHYKDISLTIQHNLGFLYGVIGEIDKAIDLFQEILSKEDQLTPYVHVQTILSLVKELHKRNNNNEAFQLVQKGFELLIKHPDLKNQFYLEFNFYNLLLLDKYEELQKLLFSKVIPALEMEKKYFSLSNYCLFLGDHHYANGKYKNAAKYFAYSREFLNKSNLTK; from the coding sequence TTGATACAATCAATTTTTTCAAAAGAAGCCCAGCTTCCATCTGAGTTAAGATATTTCTTTTATAAAGCATTAGGTTATTATTACTACCACACCCAAAAGGCAGAGAAATCATTATATTTTTTTGAAAAATCAGTGAGCCTAGTTACGATGTTTACGTTAAATAATTTAGAAATAGCTGACCTATACTATGCTTACTCGCTCGCTGCCGCAAGATTGAAAAAAACCGCTATTTGTTTAAAATATTGTCAATCAGCACTAGAGATTTACCAGGAGCTTTATCTTCTAAAGAGATGTGTGGACTGTCATGTTTTATTAGGGATTACTCATCGAAGGAATAATAATATGGAGGAAGCAATTTCTCAGTATAAAACCGCTTTAGACTTAGCTGGCCAGATACATTACAAAGATATTTCCTTAACAATCCAGCATAATTTAGGGTTTCTGTACGGTGTCATCGGAGAGATAGATAAAGCAATTGATCTTTTTCAAGAAATTTTAAGTAAGGAAGATCAATTGACCCCTTATGTTCACGTTCAAACTATCCTTTCTTTAGTTAAGGAATTACATAAAAGAAATAACAATAATGAGGCATTTCAGCTAGTTCAAAAAGGCTTTGAATTGTTGATTAAACACCCTGACTTAAAAAATCAGTTTTATTTAGAATTTAACTTTTATAATCTATTATTGCTTGATAAATATGAAGAATTACAGAAATTATTGTTCTCTAAAGTAATTCCCGCGTTGGAAATGGAAAAAAAGTATTTTTCCTTATCTAATTACTGTCTGTTTCTGGGGGATCACCATTATGCTAATGGAAAATATAAAAATGCTGCTAAATATTTTGCGTATTCAAGAGAATTTCTTAATAAATCAAACCTAACCAAATAA
- a CDS encoding helix-turn-helix domain-containing protein, with protein sequence MLEKFTFGQQIKYVRTIKKINQNELAKGICSISYLSKIENGVIYPSEEIKNLLIKKLGIEDSTLNNEFGEREIQGFYNFLLNKDIQNAEKVYKELLNKDFSEALNLRFEVISIFYFVERKQFKELPN encoded by the coding sequence ATGCTTGAGAAGTTTACCTTTGGCCAACAGATTAAATATGTACGAACAATAAAGAAAATAAACCAAAATGAACTAGCAAAGGGAATTTGTTCGATTTCATATCTATCTAAGATAGAAAACGGAGTCATTTACCCGAGTGAAGAAATTAAAAATTTATTAATTAAGAAATTAGGTATTGAGGATAGCACTCTTAACAATGAATTTGGAGAAAGAGAGATTCAAGGATTTTATAACTTTCTGCTAAATAAGGACATTCAAAATGCAGAGAAAGTTTATAAGGAACTTTTAAATAAGGACTTTTCAGAAGCGTTAAATTTGAGATTTGAAGTTATTTCTATTTTCTACTTTGTGGAAAGAAAGCAGTTTAAAGAACTCCCCAATTGA